In Isoptericola jiangsuensis, the following proteins share a genomic window:
- a CDS encoding endo-1,4-beta-xylanase encodes MRQRFTRMVAGIGAAALVTGGALGAAAVGAGSAAAADDVVMENDFETSWEPWGPRGPVTLAITDDARTGDGALSVTGRTGNWNGPATSVAGLFAPGEVYQVEAWVKLPADTPATSIHFTVQETSAAGDAYTWVGGDVPVTAADWVKVGGSYTMPDGLTGAQLYLEAAAVGSTHPSFLVDDLVVTGQEVGGELPDGFVPGGAVNPTATPVVAAQAGSTASTPVAALTFDDGPNPGTTPALLDFLAENDLQATFCVIGQNVQAAGGAEILRRIVADGHTLCNHSTGYADMGSMTPEQARADMLANLEIIRDALGDPNAPVPFWRAPNGSWGATPQVAVALGMQPLAVTNTISDWTTQDEATLTDNLRAAMTDGELVLVHDGGGDRSGSLAATRTVVAELLADGWEFTFPAGTPPRSGPVLATDFEDGLDGWGPRTGGDTAPTVEITGDDAVSGTASALVTDRDGQGDGIGRDVSGLLTAGVRYEFTAQVRFAPGQDADAVWLSLASTAAGTTTYSTLAQWGEVTADGWTEVTASFQAPAGEELYLYLETDYNGTNTSDLLVDDVVVAVPAPAVVQDLTPIKDTVPFHTGVAIDSRETSGTAAELLLRHFDQITPENHMKPEAWYDDEGTFRPHPEAVALMDFASANDLDLYGHVLTWHSQTPAWFFTDAAGDPLTTSAEDQQVLRDRLRTHIFAVAQWLAESYGEFGADNPVTAFDVVNEVVSDGATDDGLRRSEWYRILGEEFIDLSFEYADEAFNDVYAADGTDRPVALFINDYNTEQVDKQNRYRALVGRLLERGVPVDGVGHQFHVSLAMPVSALETAIERFEDLPVTQAVTELDVTIGTPETQANLVEQGYWFKDAFDVFRAHADSLYSVTVWGLTDGRSWRADAGAPLLFDDAYQAKPAYHGVVDGDLPAQQRSADVFAGDVALDGSATTSAQWQRLPLHPVTDAGETVARFQTRWAPDHLTVYVTVDDAAADPDDAVTLQLAGNVATVGRDGTTTGDVTAEVAGTGTGYAVVAHLPLDAAAEGDTLGLDVRVTDAGDTTGWNSPGTTGTLTLVEELSFARVAETTTVPVVDGDVDAVWSGVDTLTTAKNVQGSDGAQATVRTLWADDTLYVLAEVADPTVDVSASDPWVQDSVEIFLDAGNAKNGSYQADDTQIRISAENAVSFGTGDPDEQAARVESATTLTDGGYLVEASVTLDGQGGAGTFHGLDLQVNDATAGTRTGITSWADPTGTGYQYTDRWGVVELVAAPAPQAPAWVKGQVYTAGDEVTHDGALYRATWWTTEKPGKSPWGSWQEIATAPDGTAVWTASRIFVAGDVVTHDGVRYEAQWWTRNQTPGASPWGPWTKVG; translated from the coding sequence ATGAGGCAGAGGTTCACCAGGATGGTCGCGGGGATCGGAGCGGCCGCGCTCGTGACGGGCGGCGCGCTCGGCGCCGCCGCCGTGGGGGCGGGGAGCGCGGCGGCTGCCGACGACGTCGTGATGGAGAACGATTTCGAGACGAGCTGGGAGCCCTGGGGTCCGCGCGGCCCCGTCACGCTCGCGATCACCGACGACGCCCGCACGGGCGACGGCGCGCTGAGCGTCACCGGCCGCACCGGGAACTGGAACGGCCCCGCCACCTCCGTCGCCGGCCTCTTCGCGCCCGGCGAGGTCTACCAGGTCGAGGCCTGGGTCAAGCTCCCCGCCGACACCCCCGCCACGAGCATCCACTTCACCGTCCAGGAGACCTCCGCGGCCGGCGACGCCTACACCTGGGTCGGCGGGGACGTGCCCGTCACCGCCGCCGACTGGGTCAAGGTCGGCGGCTCCTACACGATGCCCGACGGCCTCACCGGCGCCCAGCTCTACCTCGAGGCCGCCGCCGTCGGCAGCACCCACCCGTCGTTCCTCGTCGACGACCTCGTCGTCACCGGCCAGGAGGTCGGCGGCGAGCTGCCCGACGGGTTCGTGCCCGGCGGCGCGGTCAACCCGACCGCCACGCCCGTGGTCGCCGCCCAGGCGGGCAGCACCGCGAGCACGCCCGTCGCCGCGCTGACGTTCGACGACGGCCCCAACCCGGGCACCACCCCCGCCCTGCTGGACTTCCTGGCCGAGAACGACCTGCAGGCCACGTTCTGCGTCATCGGCCAGAACGTCCAGGCCGCCGGCGGTGCCGAGATCCTGCGGCGGATCGTGGCCGACGGCCACACGCTGTGCAACCACTCCACCGGGTACGCGGACATGGGGTCGATGACCCCGGAGCAGGCCCGCGCCGACATGCTCGCCAACCTCGAGATCATCCGCGACGCCCTCGGCGACCCGAACGCCCCCGTGCCGTTCTGGCGCGCCCCCAACGGGTCCTGGGGCGCCACGCCGCAGGTCGCCGTCGCCCTCGGCATGCAGCCGCTGGCCGTGACGAACACGATCTCGGACTGGACCACCCAGGACGAGGCCACCCTGACGGACAACCTGCGCGCCGCGATGACCGACGGCGAGCTCGTGCTCGTCCACGACGGCGGCGGTGACCGCTCCGGCTCGCTCGCCGCGACCCGCACCGTCGTGGCCGAGCTGCTCGCCGACGGCTGGGAGTTCACCTTCCCCGCCGGCACCCCGCCGCGCAGCGGCCCCGTGCTCGCCACCGACTTCGAGGACGGGCTCGACGGCTGGGGCCCCCGCACCGGCGGCGACACCGCGCCCACCGTCGAGATCACAGGCGACGACGCCGTCTCCGGCACCGCCTCCGCCCTCGTCACCGACCGTGACGGTCAGGGCGACGGCATCGGCCGCGACGTCTCCGGCCTGCTGACGGCCGGGGTCCGCTACGAGTTCACCGCCCAGGTGCGGTTCGCCCCCGGGCAGGACGCCGACGCCGTCTGGCTGTCGCTCGCGTCCACCGCCGCCGGCACCACCACCTACTCCACGCTCGCCCAGTGGGGCGAGGTCACCGCCGACGGCTGGACCGAGGTCACCGCCTCCTTCCAGGCGCCCGCCGGCGAGGAGCTCTACCTCTACCTGGAGACCGACTACAACGGCACCAACACCAGCGACCTCCTCGTCGACGACGTCGTCGTCGCCGTGCCGGCGCCCGCCGTCGTCCAGGACCTCACGCCGATCAAGGACACCGTGCCGTTCCACACCGGCGTCGCCATCGACTCCCGGGAGACCTCCGGCACCGCCGCCGAGCTGCTGCTGCGCCACTTCGACCAGATCACGCCCGAGAACCACATGAAGCCGGAGGCCTGGTACGACGACGAGGGCACCTTCCGCCCGCACCCCGAGGCCGTCGCCCTCATGGACTTCGCGAGCGCGAACGACCTCGACCTGTACGGCCACGTCCTGACCTGGCACTCCCAGACGCCCGCGTGGTTCTTCACCGACGCCGCCGGCGACCCGCTGACGACGTCCGCCGAGGACCAGCAGGTCCTGCGCGACCGGCTCCGCACGCACATCTTCGCCGTCGCGCAGTGGCTCGCCGAGAGCTACGGCGAGTTCGGCGCGGACAACCCCGTCACCGCGTTCGACGTCGTCAACGAGGTCGTGTCCGACGGCGCCACCGACGACGGCCTGCGCCGCAGCGAGTGGTACCGCATCCTCGGCGAGGAGTTCATCGACCTGTCCTTCGAGTACGCCGACGAAGCGTTCAACGACGTCTACGCCGCCGACGGCACCGACCGGCCCGTCGCCCTGTTCATCAACGACTACAACACCGAGCAGGTCGACAAGCAGAACCGCTACCGCGCCCTCGTCGGCCGCCTCCTGGAGCGTGGCGTCCCCGTCGACGGCGTCGGCCACCAGTTCCACGTCTCGCTCGCCATGCCCGTCTCCGCGCTGGAGACCGCCATCGAGCGCTTCGAGGACCTGCCGGTCACCCAGGCCGTCACCGAGCTCGACGTCACCATCGGCACACCCGAGACGCAGGCCAACCTCGTCGAGCAGGGCTACTGGTTCAAGGACGCGTTCGACGTGTTCCGCGCCCACGCCGACTCCCTCTACTCCGTCACCGTGTGGGGCCTGACCGACGGCCGCTCCTGGCGTGCCGACGCCGGCGCACCCCTGCTGTTCGACGACGCCTACCAGGCCAAGCCCGCCTACCACGGCGTCGTCGACGGCGACCTGCCCGCCCAGCAGCGCTCCGCCGACGTGTTCGCCGGCGACGTCGCCCTCGACGGGTCGGCCACCACGTCGGCCCAGTGGCAGCGGCTCCCGCTGCACCCCGTCACCGACGCCGGGGAGACCGTCGCCCGCTTCCAGACCCGCTGGGCGCCCGACCACCTCACCGTCTACGTGACCGTCGACGACGCCGCCGCCGACCCCGACGACGCCGTCACCCTCCAGCTCGCCGGGAACGTCGCCACCGTGGGCCGCGACGGCACCACCACCGGCGACGTCACCGCCGAGGTCGCCGGCACCGGCACCGGCTACGCCGTCGTCGCGCACCTCCCGCTCGACGCCGCCGCCGAGGGCGACACCCTCGGCCTCGACGTCCGCGTCACCGACGCCGGCGACACCACCGGGTGGAACAGCCCCGGCACCACCGGCACCCTCACCCTCGTCGAGGAGCTGAGCTTCGCCCGCGTCGCCGAGACCACCACCGTCCCGGTCGTCGACGGCGACGTCGACGCCGTGTGGTCCGGGGTGGACACCCTCACCACCGCGAAGAACGTGCAGGGCAGCGACGGCGCGCAGGCGACCGTACGCACCCTCTGGGCCGACGACACCCTCTACGTGCTCGCCGAGGTCGCCGACCCCACCGTCGACGTCTCCGCGTCCGACCCGTGGGTGCAGGACTCCGTCGAGATCTTCCTCGACGCCGGCAACGCCAAGAACGGCTCCTACCAGGCCGACGACACGCAGATCCGCATCAGCGCCGAGAACGCCGTCTCCTTCGGCACCGGTGACCCGGACGAGCAGGCCGCCCGCGTGGAGTCCGCCACCACCCTGACCGACGGCGGCTACCTCGTCGAGGCGTCCGTCACCCTCGACGGGCAGGGCGGCGCCGGCACGTTCCACGGCCTCGACCTCCAGGTCAACGACGCCACCGCGGGCACCCGCACCGGCATCACCAGCTGGGCCGACCCCACCGGCACCGGCTACCAGTACACCGACCGCTGGGGCGTCGTCGAGCTCGTCGCCGCCCCCGCACCCCAGGCCCCCGCGTGGGTCAAGGGCCAGGTGTACACCGCCGGGGACGAGGTCACCCACGACGGCGCCCTCTACCGCGCCACCTGGTGGACCACGGAGAAGCCCGGCAAGAGCCCCTGGGGCTCCTGGCAGGAGATCGCCACCGCCCCCGACGGCACCGCCGTCTGGACCGCGTCCCGCATCTTCGTCGCCGGGGACGTCGTCACCCACGACGGCGTCCGGTACGAGGCCCAGTGGTGGACCCGCAACCAGACCCCCGGCGCCTCGCCGTGGGGCCCCTGGACGAAGGTCGGCTGA
- the mfd gene encoding transcription-repair coupling factor, giving the protein MNLTGIVPALLADPGAAAALEAIPSRGEVDVVGPKGVRAPLLAAASRRRPLVVVTATGRDADELAASVRAYLPDERSDEVAVLPSWETLPHERLSPRADTVAKRLAVFRRLAHPTAEAGQAGPVRVLVMPVRALLQPVVDGLGELVPVELSTGQTADLTAVGDALVAAAYSRVDMVERRGEFAVRGGILDVFPPTEDHPLRIEFWGDEVTEIRWFSVADQRSLEIADHGLWAPPCREILLTDAVRERAASRVAQLPGATDMLDKLAAGIAVEGMESLAPVLVDRMRPVLELVADDALLVLDEPERVRRRAHDLVATTEEFLAAAWTSAVAGADSPIDLSAASFATFSETRDVAARRGLGWWTLSAFSLDAAEAAATAADGTAPEPVTTGADGTTITVAARDVESYRGDVARALDDVKGLQRAGWSLVLTTEGPGPARRMVEQLGAADTAARLSTDLTDAPEGGVVHVVPALVGKGFVAPELRLAVFSEADLTGRQGSTTRDMRKMPSRRRNVVDPLQLKAGDFVVHEQHGVGRFEEMVQRTLGAGANAATREYLVIEYASSKRGQPGDRLFVPMDQLDQVTKYTGGESPSLSKMGGADWKNTKARARKHVKEIAGELIRLYSARMATEGHAFGPDTPWQRELEDAFAYVETPDQLSTIDEVKADMEKSVPMDRLICGDVGYGKTEIAIRAAFKAVQDGKQVAVLVPTTLLVQQHFDTFSERYAGFPVTVRALSRFQGAKESEDTIEGLRTGKVDVVIGTHRLITGSVRFKDLGLVIVDEEQRFGVEHKETLKQLRTNVDVLAMSATPIPRTLEMAVTGIREMSTLQTPPEERHPVLTYVGAYEEKQIAASVRRELLREGQVFYIHNKVESIDRTAARLREMVPEARVGVAHGKMSESQLDQVIRGFWEKELDVLVCTTIVETGLDISNANTLILERADTFGLSQLHQLRGRVGRGRERAYAYFLYPPERPLTETAHDRLATMAAHTDLGAGMQIAMKDLEIRGAGNLLGGEQSGHIAGVGFDLYVRMVGEAVRAYKGEADAEEPEVTIELPVDAHLPETYIATERLRLEAYKKIASARDAAALAEIRAELVDRYGKLPEATEALFEVAEFRNHARRAGLTDVTAQGKHIRFAPVDLPESAQLRLKRLYPGTILKPAIRAVLVPYPTTARIGGKPLRGAALLGWAEQLIDAVILGDVAAAATAGTASR; this is encoded by the coding sequence ATGAATCTCACCGGAATCGTCCCCGCCCTGCTCGCCGACCCCGGTGCGGCGGCCGCGCTGGAGGCCATCCCGAGCCGCGGCGAGGTGGACGTCGTCGGCCCGAAGGGCGTGCGCGCGCCCCTCCTGGCGGCGGCGTCGCGTCGTCGTCCGCTGGTGGTGGTGACGGCGACGGGACGGGACGCGGACGAGCTGGCGGCGAGCGTGCGCGCCTACCTGCCGGACGAGCGCTCGGACGAGGTCGCGGTGCTGCCGTCGTGGGAGACGCTGCCGCACGAGCGGTTGTCGCCCCGGGCGGACACGGTCGCGAAGCGCCTGGCGGTGTTCCGGCGGCTGGCGCACCCGACGGCGGAGGCCGGGCAGGCGGGTCCCGTGCGCGTGCTGGTGATGCCGGTGCGGGCGCTGCTGCAGCCCGTCGTGGACGGCCTCGGCGAGCTCGTCCCGGTCGAGCTGTCGACCGGGCAGACGGCGGACCTCACCGCGGTGGGCGACGCGCTCGTCGCGGCCGCCTACAGCCGGGTGGACATGGTCGAGCGGCGTGGCGAGTTCGCGGTGCGCGGCGGCATCCTCGACGTGTTCCCGCCGACGGAGGACCACCCGCTGCGCATCGAGTTCTGGGGCGACGAGGTCACGGAGATCCGCTGGTTCTCCGTGGCGGACCAGCGGTCGCTGGAGATCGCGGACCACGGCCTGTGGGCGCCGCCGTGCCGGGAGATCCTGCTGACGGACGCGGTGCGGGAGCGGGCGGCGTCGCGGGTCGCGCAGCTGCCGGGCGCCACGGACATGCTGGACAAGCTGGCCGCCGGGATCGCGGTGGAGGGCATGGAGTCCCTCGCACCCGTGCTGGTGGACCGGATGCGTCCGGTGCTGGAGCTGGTCGCGGACGACGCGCTGCTGGTCCTGGACGAGCCGGAGCGGGTGCGGCGGCGCGCGCACGACCTCGTCGCGACGACCGAGGAGTTCCTCGCGGCCGCGTGGACGTCGGCGGTCGCGGGGGCGGACAGCCCGATCGACCTGTCGGCGGCGTCGTTCGCGACGTTCTCCGAGACCCGGGACGTGGCGGCGCGGCGCGGGCTGGGCTGGTGGACGCTGTCCGCGTTCTCCCTGGACGCGGCCGAGGCCGCCGCGACCGCCGCCGACGGCACGGCCCCGGAGCCCGTGACCACGGGCGCCGACGGCACGACCATCACGGTCGCCGCCCGCGACGTCGAGTCCTACCGCGGGGACGTGGCCCGCGCCCTGGACGACGTCAAGGGCCTCCAGCGCGCCGGGTGGAGCCTGGTGCTGACGACCGAGGGCCCCGGCCCCGCGCGCCGCATGGTGGAGCAGCTCGGCGCGGCGGACACGGCCGCCCGGCTGTCCACGGACCTCACCGACGCCCCCGAGGGCGGTGTCGTGCACGTCGTGCCGGCGCTGGTGGGCAAGGGCTTCGTCGCGCCGGAGCTGCGGCTCGCCGTGTTCAGCGAGGCCGACCTCACCGGTCGGCAGGGCTCCACCACGCGGGACATGCGCAAGATGCCGTCGCGGCGTCGCAACGTCGTCGACCCGCTCCAGCTCAAGGCGGGCGACTTCGTGGTGCACGAGCAGCACGGCGTCGGCCGGTTCGAGGAGATGGTGCAGCGCACCCTCGGCGCGGGCGCGAACGCGGCGACCCGCGAGTACCTCGTCATCGAGTACGCCTCCTCCAAGCGCGGGCAGCCGGGCGACCGGCTGTTCGTCCCCATGGACCAGCTCGACCAGGTCACCAAGTACACCGGCGGCGAGTCGCCGTCGCTGTCGAAGATGGGCGGCGCCGACTGGAAGAACACCAAGGCGAGGGCCCGCAAGCACGTCAAGGAGATCGCGGGCGAGCTCATCCGCCTGTACTCGGCGCGCATGGCCACCGAGGGGCACGCGTTCGGCCCGGACACCCCGTGGCAGCGTGAGCTGGAGGACGCGTTCGCGTACGTCGAGACGCCCGACCAGCTGTCCACCATCGACGAGGTCAAGGCCGACATGGAGAAGTCCGTGCCGATGGACCGCCTGATCTGCGGCGACGTCGGCTACGGCAAGACGGAGATCGCGATCCGGGCGGCGTTCAAGGCGGTGCAGGACGGCAAGCAGGTCGCCGTCCTCGTCCCCACGACCCTGCTCGTGCAGCAGCACTTCGACACGTTCTCCGAGCGGTACGCCGGGTTCCCCGTCACCGTGCGGGCGCTGTCCCGGTTCCAGGGCGCCAAGGAGTCCGAGGACACGATCGAGGGGCTGCGCACCGGCAAGGTCGACGTCGTCATCGGCACCCACCGCCTCATCACCGGCTCCGTGCGGTTCAAGGACCTCGGCCTGGTCATCGTCGACGAGGAGCAGCGGTTCGGCGTCGAGCACAAGGAGACGCTCAAGCAGCTGCGCACCAACGTGGACGTCCTGGCGATGTCCGCGACCCCGATCCCGCGCACCCTGGAGATGGCGGTCACCGGCATCCGCGAGATGTCGACCCTGCAGACGCCGCCCGAGGAACGCCACCCCGTCCTCACCTACGTGGGCGCGTACGAGGAGAAGCAGATCGCGGCGTCCGTGCGGCGCGAGCTGCTGCGCGAGGGCCAGGTGTTCTACATCCACAACAAGGTCGAGTCGATCGACCGGACGGCGGCCCGCCTGCGCGAGATGGTGCCCGAGGCCCGCGTCGGCGTCGCGCACGGCAAGATGAGCGAGAGCCAGCTCGACCAGGTCATCCGCGGCTTCTGGGAGAAGGAGCTCGACGTGCTGGTGTGCACCACCATCGTCGAGACCGGCCTGGACATCTCCAACGCCAACACCCTCATCCTGGAGCGCGCGGACACCTTCGGCCTGTCCCAGCTCCACCAGCTGCGCGGCCGCGTGGGCCGTGGGCGCGAGCGCGCGTACGCCTACTTCCTGTACCCGCCGGAGCGGCCGCTCACGGAGACCGCGCACGACCGTCTCGCCACGATGGCCGCGCACACCGACCTCGGCGCGGGCATGCAGATCGCCATGAAGGACCTCGAGATCCGCGGGGCGGGCAACCTGCTGGGCGGCGAGCAGTCCGGGCACATCGCGGGCGTCGGGTTCGACCTGTACGTGCGCATGGTCGGTGAGGCCGTGCGGGCGTACAAGGGCGAGGCGGACGCCGAGGAGCCGGAGGTCACCATCGAGCTCCCCGTCGACGCGCACCTGCCCGAGACGTACATCGCCACCGAGCGGTTGCGCCTCGAGGCGTACAAGAAGATCGCGTCGGCGCGCGACGCGGCGGCGCTCGCGGAGATCCGGGCGGAGCTGGTCGACCGGTACGGCAAGCTGCCCGAGGCCACCGAGGCGCTGTTCGAGGTGGCGGAGTTCCGCAACCACGCCCGCCGGGCGGGGCTGACGGACGTCACCGCGCAGGGCAAGCACATCCGGTTCGCGCCGGTGGACCTGCCGGAGTCGGCGCAGCTGCGCCTCAAGCGGCTCTACCCGGGCACGATCCTCAAGCCGGCGATCCGGGCGGTCCTGGTGCCGTACCCGACGACGGCGCGCATCGGTGGCAAGCCGCTGCGGGGGGCCGCGCTGCTCGGGTGGGCCGAGCAGCTCATCGACGCGGTGATCCTCGGGGACGTCGCGGCGGCGGCCACGGCGGGCACCGCGTCCCGCTGA
- a CDS encoding acyltransferase family protein — MSTPSDPAAPETKPRFHSVDALRGVAALAVVLFHLLRNSPQADTLAATFPAPYVTASDYARGGVAVFFVLSGLVITYTVRDLGRRPRDALRYSARRQLRLDPPYWAMMAVVLAIAAAERLVPGLDYRSIGAADVAANAVYVQGFAAATPVLAVAWTLCLEVQFYLVIVLLVLLAGRLPHGDDVTARRRTVRWTAWTLGAASLVLLATGTSTGPWFLGTWWMFCLGATVAWYLVGDVGPATLGVALGVVALAVAVETATGAADPWRTEWFAWTTAALLAVLVATGRLGVRPWGWLIFLGTISYSLYLVHLPSSTP; from the coding sequence ATGTCGACGCCGTCGGACCCGGCCGCGCCCGAGACGAAGCCCCGCTTCCACTCGGTCGACGCGCTCCGCGGCGTCGCGGCGCTCGCCGTGGTGCTGTTCCACCTGCTGCGCAACTCCCCGCAGGCCGACACACTCGCCGCGACCTTCCCGGCCCCGTACGTGACGGCGTCGGACTACGCCCGCGGCGGCGTCGCCGTGTTCTTCGTCCTCTCCGGGCTCGTCATCACCTACACGGTGCGCGACCTCGGCCGCCGACCCCGCGACGCGCTGCGGTACTCGGCTCGCCGGCAGCTGCGCCTCGACCCGCCGTACTGGGCGATGATGGCCGTCGTCCTGGCGATCGCGGCGGCCGAACGTCTCGTGCCGGGCCTGGACTACCGGTCGATCGGCGCGGCCGACGTGGCGGCCAACGCCGTCTACGTCCAGGGGTTCGCCGCGGCGACGCCGGTGCTCGCCGTCGCTTGGACGCTGTGCCTGGAGGTGCAGTTCTACCTCGTGATCGTGCTGCTGGTGCTCCTGGCCGGTCGCCTGCCCCACGGCGACGACGTCACCGCGCGCCGTCGGACGGTGCGGTGGACCGCGTGGACGCTCGGCGCCGCCTCGCTGGTGCTCCTCGCGACGGGGACGAGCACCGGGCCGTGGTTCCTCGGCACCTGGTGGATGTTCTGCCTCGGGGCGACCGTGGCGTGGTACCTCGTCGGCGACGTCGGCCCCGCCACGCTCGGCGTCGCCCTGGGCGTCGTCGCCCTCGCCGTCGCGGTCGAGACCGCGACAGGGGCGGCCGACCCGTGGCGCACCGAGTGGTTCGCCTGGACGACGGCGGCGCTCCTCGCCGTCCTCGTCGCCACCGGCCGGCTCGGGGTGCGGCCCTGGGGCTGGCTGATCTTCCTCGGGACGATCTCCTACTCCCTCTACCTCGTGCACCTGCCGTCATCGACACCGTGA
- a CDS encoding FAD-dependent oxidoreductase — MLVTSDAELPDLSRTDVCVVGGGAAGIALATELAGSGLRVVVLEEGGPTADTAQREAYEVAPGAPPTLGTAGGRRLFLGGNSNHWYGNCRPLDREDFAARPWIPGSGWPITRDDLDPHYRRAQELCGLGDLRTYEPDRVAQALARRHGPALLDSATLETRIEQTTPEFSLAVLHARTLRRSRDVVVLLGVHVTGLERGRCGGVRRVRAVRASGETLTVTARRYVLAAGGIENAKILLASPGVPDGATRDNVGRYFQEHWYYVFDALLPDRDNLRLYHVGRGRHVDELGDRRQRIDGAHVWAQLVLAADVLAEHRLPGLAVWFQDGGAPAALRALKHAPRRPGPLLAAAAGVARRPGHVAGYGARRLLRHPNPSRRLAMIAQIEQVPDPASRLRLTDARDPWGRPHVALDTRLDATQRADHATALRLAGRALGVDGDALASSMQDKYAAGDLGFYFHHTGTTRMGRDPAGSVVDRHCRVHGTDNLYVVGSSVFPTSGTAEPTLTVVALAARLADHLVSLGRVG; from the coding sequence ATGCTGGTCACGAGCGACGCGGAGCTGCCCGACCTGAGCCGGACCGACGTGTGCGTCGTCGGCGGCGGGGCGGCCGGGATCGCGCTGGCCACCGAGCTCGCCGGGAGCGGGCTGCGCGTGGTCGTCCTCGAGGAGGGCGGGCCGACCGCGGACACCGCGCAGCGCGAGGCGTACGAGGTCGCCCCGGGCGCGCCGCCCACCCTGGGGACGGCGGGCGGACGACGGCTCTTCCTCGGCGGCAACTCCAACCACTGGTACGGCAACTGCCGCCCCCTCGACCGGGAGGACTTCGCCGCCCGCCCCTGGATCCCCGGCAGCGGGTGGCCGATCACCCGCGACGACCTCGACCCCCACTACCGCCGCGCCCAGGAGCTCTGCGGGCTCGGCGACCTGCGGACCTACGAACCGGACCGGGTGGCCCAGGCGCTGGCGCGCCGTCACGGGCCCGCGCTGCTGGACTCCGCCACCCTGGAGACGCGGATCGAGCAGACCACGCCCGAGTTCAGCCTCGCCGTGCTGCACGCCCGCACCCTGCGCCGGTCGCGCGACGTCGTCGTCCTGCTGGGCGTCCACGTGACCGGCCTGGAGCGGGGGCGCTGCGGCGGTGTGCGCCGGGTGCGCGCCGTCCGGGCGTCCGGCGAGACCCTGACCGTCACCGCACGGCGCTACGTCCTGGCGGCGGGCGGCATCGAGAACGCGAAGATCCTGCTCGCCTCGCCGGGCGTGCCCGACGGCGCGACCCGCGACAACGTCGGCCGCTACTTCCAGGAGCACTGGTACTACGTCTTCGACGCGTTGCTGCCCGACCGCGACAACCTGCGGCTCTACCACGTGGGCCGCGGCCGCCACGTCGACGAGCTCGGCGACCGACGGCAGCGGATCGACGGCGCGCACGTCTGGGCACAGCTCGTGCTCGCCGCGGACGTCCTCGCCGAGCACCGCCTCCCCGGCCTGGCGGTGTGGTTCCAGGACGGCGGCGCCCCGGCGGCGCTGCGTGCCCTCAAGCACGCGCCACGACGACCCGGCCCCCTCCTCGCGGCCGCGGCGGGCGTCGCGCGACGGCCCGGGCACGTCGCGGGCTACGGCGCCCGCCGGCTCCTGCGCCACCCCAACCCGTCGCGGCGGCTCGCGATGATCGCCCAGATCGAGCAGGTGCCGGACCCCGCGAGCAGGCTCCGCCTCACCGACGCCCGCGACCCGTGGGGGCGGCCGCACGTGGCGCTCGACACCCGGCTCGACGCGACGCAGCGGGCGGACCACGCCACGGCGCTGCGCCTCGCGGGTCGCGCGCTGGGCGTCGACGGCGACGCCCTCGCCTCCTCGATGCAGGACAAGTACGCCGCGGGCGACCTCGGCTTCTACTTCCACCACACCGGCACCACCCGGATGGGACGCGACCCGGCGGGCAGCGTCGTCGACCGGCACTGCCGGGTGCACGGGACGGACAACCTGTACGTCGTGGGGAGCTCGGTGTTCCCCACCAGCGGCACCGCCGAGCCCACGCTCACCGTCGTGGCGCTCGCCGCCCGGCTCGCGGACCACCTCGTGTCCCTCGGCCGGGTGGGGTGA
- a CDS encoding GDP-mannose 4,6-dehydratase codes for MTVALVTGVTGQDGSYLAERLVAEGCEVHGLVTRGDGRPASLPAEVTLHEGDLRDRDGLAALVRAVGPSEVYNLGGVSSVAQSWEQPVLTGEVSGLGAVALFEASWAAQERTGSPVRVVQASSAEIFGSPVRSPQDESTPVRPVSPYGAAKAYAHQMAAVFRSRGLGVSSCVLYNHESPRRPTTFVTRKITAQVARIAHDGGGTLALGNLAARRDWGWAPEYVDAMVRAARHDVADDFVVATGRTHSVEEFVAAAFAAAGVDDWRDRVEIDPRFVRPVDPALQVGDPARAERVLGWRPTVAFEEIVARMVRHDLELLAV; via the coding sequence GTGACGGTCGCGCTCGTCACGGGTGTCACGGGCCAGGACGGGTCGTACCTGGCGGAACGGTTGGTCGCCGAGGGCTGCGAGGTCCACGGCCTGGTGACGCGCGGTGACGGCCGTCCCGCGTCCCTCCCGGCGGAGGTGACGCTCCACGAGGGCGACCTGCGCGACCGGGACGGTCTCGCCGCGCTCGTGCGGGCCGTCGGCCCGTCGGAGGTCTACAACCTCGGCGGGGTGAGTTCGGTCGCGCAGTCGTGGGAGCAGCCGGTGCTGACGGGCGAGGTGTCGGGCCTCGGTGCGGTCGCGCTGTTCGAGGCGTCGTGGGCGGCGCAGGAGCGCACGGGGTCGCCGGTGCGCGTGGTCCAGGCGTCCAGCGCGGAGATCTTCGGCTCGCCGGTCCGGTCCCCACAGGACGAGTCCACGCCGGTGCGTCCCGTGTCGCCCTACGGGGCGGCGAAGGCGTACGCCCACCAGATGGCGGCGGTGTTCCGGTCCCGGGGGCTCGGGGTGTCGTCGTGCGTCCTGTACAACCACGAGTCGCCGCGGCGTCCGACGACGTTCGTCACGCGCAAGATCACGGCGCAGGTGGCGCGGATCGCGCACGACGGTGGCGGCACGCTGGCGCTCGGGAACCTCGCGGCCCGGCGGGACTGGGGCTGGGCCCCGGAGTACGTCGACGCGATGGTCCGCGCGGCGCGGCACGACGTCGCGGACGACTTCGTGGTGGCGACCGGGCGGACGCACTCCGTGGAGGAGTTCGTCGCGGCGGCGTTCGCGGCGGCCGGGGTCGACGACTGGCGCGACCGGGTGGAGATCGACCCGCGGTTCGTCCGCCCGGTCGATCCCGCCCTGCAGGTGGGCGACCCCGCGCGTGCCGAGCGGGTGCTGGGCTGGCGGCCGACGGTCGCGTTCGAGGAGATCGTCGCCCGCATGGTGCGGCACGACCTGGAGCTGCTCGCGGTCTGA